The Theobroma cacao cultivar B97-61/B2 chromosome 2, Criollo_cocoa_genome_V2, whole genome shotgun sequence genome includes the window aataagaaaacaaTTCATTATAAATTAGAATGCAAATTTATAAAGTCATTTGTGGataattaatatgttaatatgTCATAGTTAGTTATTGAAACCATGTAACAATTAGACCAAAATTTGCGTGTTATTCAGCCTTTTAATGTCTCCAAATTATATTTTgacatataaacatatttgtTTAAAGATATAGATAATCTCATTTATGTGAGAGAGtctaatttattttagtattattttaatattactatgatgaaataaataattttatatccatttattttcACATTACTTATACCCTTCAAagaatcaattttatttttgcatcatttaaaaatgaaatcacCATTTTATGGTTATTAAATGCTAATACTTTTACAGCATGCTTAGTTTActgaaatgaataaaataaaaataaaataacaattcaAACGGAATAGAATATGAGAAGAGTAACTATTATGTAAATTGGTTTATGAAAATAGAATGTGATAGaaattactattattactTATTCTATTGTTTGGTAAGTATgaatacttttaaaaataattaagaaataatggttaaatgataaaaatacattttattaaaatttaatgattttttaattaaaaaaatattatgatgagaaaaaaatactctttattaaaatttaagaatttattttgttaaaagataaaaatattataagtaataaaatcataataactttttctataattaaataatattttcacccaaataaaaacatatttttattataatttaataatattttgtattagaagataattaaatattttattataattaaataatatttaatattaaaagataaaatatattcttcattaaatttaaataatactaaataattttctttattacatttattatattcaaataataatattaaataagaTTCTTTATAACATTtattatagttaaataatatttaaatattttcatttccttttttttgaaaatgaagtaaaaaaattgtatCTTTTGTGCTTTAGGGAGGGGAGAagtgaggaagagagagaaaaaagtagatttattattttattataagataattttttaaattgtaaaaagatatatttatctaatcaaattatttttttattttcaacaatttaGAATAGTTATTACCAAGAGTCTTAATAATGACtattcaaatttttcttgaaataattatttcgaaaaataattattttattgaatcaaatgtaactttatttcaaaaataaaaataaaaataaaaaataataattttaattccCAATCAAGCATGCCCTTATTCTCAAAACTTACGAGAAGGTGTGCGGGCCGACAGTAAAGACGAGTAGCGTAAAAAACAAGCAAGTTGGGCGGCCCAGATTTTTATGGTTAGCGAGAACAATGATCCTATGGGTGCGCATCTGTGGGCTAAGAACCGGACTCAATAGAGGAGGCCCATCCAAAGGACATGCTCCCCGTTAATTCTCAACCTCGCCCTGACCACTGATCAGAACGACGCTtctaagaaattaaataagtaTTTTAGAAAGACCCTTAAATTCAACGAAAATATTAGAGAAGAGTGCGTTAGCCAAAGTCATCAATCTAGAAAGCAGAAGAGAGCTGGTTCATGTaagttgaaaaagagaaaaaagaaaggactTTCTCTCCCAAATCTTTAACACGATAAacgaagaaaagagaaaagggagAGAACTAAGCAGCCTAGTGTTTCGAATCGGCCCCCGGACGTTCAGATCCGAGCATAGTCGGCACGATCGCCATGTCATCCTCCGTTTTCTCCACCGTCGGATCCTTATCTCTTTTCGCCTTCATtgtcctctttctctctcccgcATTCGCTTCCGAGTCAGACCACAAGGTAATTCTCTTCTTCGGCTCTTTTTCCTCTTATCcaaccctaaccctaaccctaacaGTGACTCTTTAGATCTTGTCATTTCGGTGTAATTCTTCCTCGATTTGACTCAGATCTGtacttttttgttgtttttaatttcctttttatgTTAGATTAAGTGTTGCCTTTGACTCTTGCAAATTCTTGATTTACGTGTCATTCGGGAGACTattaatacaaaaatattgttaCTATGTTGCCATTATCAGGTGTGAGATACAGATCTCTGATGGATAGTctcttaatgtaaattgtctATGAAATGGTCAAAAAATCTTGTTCGTGCATGACTTAAtatgtaatataaaaaattgaatgcACACTTGAGTTTGTACCATTTCCATGTTTAATTTAGGCGTTTAAGTTACAGTTGAGGTAAGTCAGATTGTGGCAAAGCTGGCATGGAGATGTTTTGCCCTATTCCATTTCTTCATGTGCAAAATATAGATCTTAGCATTTTCCTACTTTCCGTTGGAgtaattattattctttttatcaTTGGTTTTCAATTGAAGCTGATGGGTTTGATTGGATCTGCTCGAAAGAGTTAGATGGGTTTTGTTGCTGAATAGTTGTGGAAACTTGAGGATGTATTTGCATTCACTTACATTGGATAATTAATATCCTTCAATTTGCCATTGTAAGAGGGTGTAAGTTGAGTATGAAGCTGTCGTAGTTGACTTTTTAAAATAGCTGGTAAAAATATCTCAGCTGTGAATCATGTGAAAGAATAATAACAATAGGTGAAgttccttcttttttcttctatcttCATGCCTAGGTTGCAAGATGTGCATTGTTGACTAATTGTAAGATCATTCATCTCTTCAATATTTTTGGAGAGTAGATTCAGAATTCGTTTATACAATTTCTGATTGTTGATGATGAGTCAACAAACACTCTGGAGCTTGAATAAGGAATCTGATCTGTCAAAGCATTATGGGATGGGTTAGACACTTTTTAGCTGTAACTTATAATTCTATCCCTTGTTGAATTATCTTATATGCTAGAAGTCAATTGCCAGGCGAATAGTCATACTGCCTTTTCTTCATTCATATATTTCACTATTGGTGTCTGGTAAGCTGAGCATTCGGATTTAATGGAAATTAGTTTGTTGGGGTCTAGGCTTCACAGACTTTCTCAAACTAATCATCCTGAATGCCAATCTTTCTTGAGATCAATGTTACATCATCCTATCATGTGCATTTCCTTGTATTCAAATCACATCCTCTTACTGAGAACTTAAGATTATAATTGTTCTACTTATTTGTGTTTGATGTTTAGATTTTGTGTTGTTGCATATTGTTAgatttttgtaatattttttttttcgttctTCTCTACTTCAATAGCTATGGGTAACTTTGATCAACTCTCCTTGTGTTTTTCCTTGCAGTATCAACCAGAGGAGCCAATTACCCTATGGGTAAATAAAGTGGGTCCATACAACAATCCACAAGAAACATATAACTATTACAGCCTTCCATTTTGTCATCCGGGTGCCAATCCTGCTCACAAATGGGGTGGTCTTGGTGAGGTCCTTGGTGGAAATGAACTTATTGATAGCCAAATTGATATAAAGTTCAAAAGTACGATTTTTTTCCCTTGTTAGACTCTTGATTTGATTGCTGTAAtttctttaataattaattttccattttgtttGACTTTTATATTCCTTCTTTTGCTCCTCCTTGTTTTATTCTTTGTCTGTCCAACAGAGAATGTGGAAAAAGGTTCCATTTGTCAATTGGACCTTGATGAAGCAAAGGTCAGGCAGTTCAAGGATGCTATTGAGAACAATTATTGGTTTGAATTCTTTGTGGGTATGTTTAgcttttcattcttttatatataagtaGTAAGTGTGCTCAAACAGGGCTACGAAGATATTTTTACTTGACTGCTCAGTAAAGCACTGAAAGTGCCAAGCTTGAATCTCTTAGTAGAATAGATGTATTGCTTTGTTTGGTGATTGGGAATTGTGGTGGCCAGTGAAAAATCTGATGCCATGTAGGCCATTTGTCAGAGCACTCTCCATAATGATCTTCAATGAAATGTTCTATGCATGTTGGTGTTACAAGGAAATTTATGGTGACATAATAGATGCTGAATGTGGATAAGTTACATTTACATTACATGCATTGACTCATGTAATGAAAATAACTTTTATGCTCAATTGGGGTTTGGTGACATTGGCCTAAAAGATTTCTCCTCAGTCCTTTCTGTGATCTAAATAAATGCTGCTATTATTAATCATCAGGTTCTCAAATAATGATCACTTAATTACCTAggaatttcttttttgcttaaaTCAAAGAAAACAGAGGTCTCTAATCTGTGCTACGAAAATCTTATGGAGCATATCAAGTTCACATGCTTTACTGGATGCATGGCATTGGCGTTGTGGCGTTGATTGTTGCATAATGTGAGCTAGATCTACATTTGCAAATCATGTAAATAGATCCGGAGATTGTGGAGACATAGGTTCTTTCGCTTGTTCTTGTATGTTTGTTTGCAGGGTTTAAGGGATTATTTTGTCTATATGGTTTTGTTGGAGCACTTACTCTATCTTCCTTGCCTTTTTGTTGATGCCATGTATTGTGCTCTTCACGATGCTGAAAGTTCAGATGATCTGCCTTTGTGGGGTATGCATTAATCCACTTCCTTCTCATTTTATCTAGTCTGCTGATCCTTTTATAGCTCTTTACTGAAGAATTTATCTTTAACTTTTTAGGCTTTATTGGTGAGCTTCATCCTGATAAGAACAGTGATAATGGAAAGCAAGTACTCAACACACATAAGAATATCGTTATTAAATACAATAATGATCAGGTTTGTGGTTTCTGACATACATATGACTTTAATTCCATATTTTGGAATCTGCTGTTGTTATTGACCACACTGCTATCTTGCAGATTATTCATGTCAATCTCACTCAGGACGGTCCAAAACCACTGGAAGCAGGGAGAATGTTGGACATGACATACTCCATCAAATGGATTCCAACTAATGTCACCTTTGCTCGTCgctttgatgtttatttgGACTACCCTTTCTTTGAGCACCAGGTAAGTGGCATTGTTGGTGATTTTTGTCCTCTTAATGAGATTCTTTTTTGGTACTTCTGcaacaaaatatttcatttatctTTACAAATCTGGCATTAGGTTGATctgttttctttaattttccaagagtttaaaatacaAGTTGCAATATGCAGATCCATTGGTTCTCTgttttcaattcattcatgATGGTTATCTTCCTCACTGGTTTGGTGTCAATGATCTTGATGCGAACTCTGAGAAATGACTATGCAAAGTACGCTCGGGAAGATGATGATCTGGAAACTTTGGTGATAATTCATGgaccctttctttttttctgttatttaAGGAAATTTCTGTTTTctgaaaattcattttctccttgCAATTTTACCTATGTTCTCAGGAAAGGGATGTGAGTGAAGAGTCTGGTTGGAAACTTGTCCATGGTGATGTTTTCCGGCCTCCTCGCACTTTGGTTCTGCTTTCTGCTGTTGTTGGCACAGGTGCTCAGCTAGCATTGCTTGTTCTCCTTGTCATCTTATTGGCAATTGTGGGAACGCTGTATGTCGGGTATGTTGAGAAGCTAGTATGAAATACAAAATTTGTGAGAGCTGtgaacatatttatttttgttgccTGTCTTAGACACCACTTATTTGCACATAAAGTCAAGCATAAATGCATGGAGCTCTCCGTGGGATTCCCCTTCATGCTTCTATTTTATGAGCTTTTCCTTTGTAGAGCATTGTCAATTTTGACCATAGTGTTTTCTCTTTCCCCtcatttttaattcattttggTGAACCACATTGTTAGTTGGTTCTGGCATTTCATCTTTCAGCTTTTTGAGTACTAGTTATCTCATATACTAATTATTCGACAGGAGAGGAGCAATTGTCACAACTTTTATACTGTGTTACGCTTTTACATCATTCATTTCTGGTTATGTGAGTGGTGGAATGTACTCACGCAATGGGGGTATGGGCTATTTTATCCCTTAGCCATTCTTGCTTGCATTTGTTTCCTCTCCTTGTGGATCCTTCATTCTATAAAAGTTGGGTTTTGTTGGTTTTGGCAGgtaaaaattggataaaatcaatgATCCTTACGGCATCCCTGTTCCCTTTTATGTGCTTTGGGATTGGATTCATCTTGAACACAATTGCTATATTCTATGGATCTCTAGCAGCTATTCCTTTTGGTACAATGGTGGTTGTTTTCGTTATTTGGGCTTTCATTTCATTCCCCCTGGCTCTTCTTGGTACAGTTGTTGGAAGAAACTGGAGTGGTGCTCCAAATAATCCGTGCCGTGTGAAGACCATTCCTCGCCCAATTCCAGAGAAGAAATGGTATCTTACACCCTCTGTGGTCTCTATGATGGGAGGACTTCTGCCGTTTGGCAGCATATTCATTGAAATGTATTTTGTCTTCACATCCTTCTGGAACTACAAGGtgaaattctttttcctaGGTTTTAATTGTTTGATGATGAACTAAGCAAAGATCATTCTTGGAGATTGAATTGCATTTGCTTTTTGTATACCAAATAGTATGGTTGATGATTTGCCTGGTTATGGGAG containing:
- the LOC18607826 gene encoding transmembrane 9 superfamily member 1 → MSSSVFSTVGSLSLFAFIVLFLSPAFASESDHKYQPEEPITLWVNKVGPYNNPQETYNYYSLPFCHPGANPAHKWGGLGEVLGGNELIDSQIDIKFKKNVEKGSICQLDLDEAKVRQFKDAIENNYWFEFFVDDLPLWGFIGELHPDKNSDNGKQVLNTHKNIVIKYNNDQIIHVNLTQDGPKPLEAGRMLDMTYSIKWIPTNVTFARRFDVYLDYPFFEHQIHWFSVFNSFMMVIFLTGLVSMILMRTLRNDYAKYAREDDDLETLERDVSEESGWKLVHGDVFRPPRTLVLLSAVVGTGAQLALLVLLVILLAIVGTLYVGRGAIVTTFILCYAFTSFISGYVSGGMYSRNGGKNWIKSMILTASLFPFMCFGIGFILNTIAIFYGSLAAIPFGTMVVVFVIWAFISFPLALLGTVVGRNWSGAPNNPCRVKTIPRPIPEKKWYLTPSVVSMMGGLLPFGSIFIEMYFVFTSFWNYKVYYVYGFMLLVFLILIIVTICVTIVGTYFLLNAENYHWQWTSFFSAASTAVYVYLYSIYYYYVKTKMSGFFQTSFYFGYTLMFCLGLGILCGAVGYLGSNLFVRRIYRNIKCD